In one window of Branchiostoma lanceolatum isolate klBraLanc5 chromosome 15, klBraLanc5.hap2, whole genome shotgun sequence DNA:
- the LOC136420830 gene encoding N-fatty-acyl-amino acid synthase/hydrolase PM20D1-like has protein sequence MWANLPRVLALVVRGFALTLAVLTAVVVIRTVTFPSYQTSPPECKVTDPDFIPADEERLARFTSAIQFQTVSYERGVGTPQELAKFVQFIQKSFPTVHSSPMVRRDVVGNYSLLYRVEGSDASLQPYMLASHLDVVPITEEANWEAPPFSGQVKDGYIYGRGTIDTKHTLMGSLEALEFLLSSGHQPKRTLYLAFGHDEETHGHFGAKVISKVLQQRGEEIVFILDEGTMVVDDFFPGVSKPVALVSVSEKGSLVVKLKVQAEGGHGSMPTKESAIGILARAAKKLEDNPHPNMFGTGPEARMLEYVATEMTLPYRMLSSNLWLFSPLVGLLLSQTPQGNAYARTTTALTRFTAGNKDNVISPEAEVIVDHRIHPMQTAEEVLEFDRMVINDARVVLDVKDSSSVFPPSPISPHGKDSPTYAVLQKTIQQIFPDALVTPTFMVANTDTRHYWNLSSAIYRFSPCAMSVADLKRIHGVNERISIKAYEKVINFYYHLISNMDEPLDVQHHGHTDGL, from the exons CTTCCCTTCGTACCAAACCTCCCCACCGGAGTGTAAGGTCACCGACCCTGACTTCATCCCCGCCGACGAGGAAAGACTGGCCCGTTTTACCTCAGCCATCCAGTTCCAAACTGTTTCCTATGAACGCGGGGTAGGAACACCACAGGAGTTGGCAAAGTTCGTCCAGTTTATCCAGAAGAGTTTCCCGACGGTCCACAGCTCACCGATGGTCCGGAGGGATGTGGTCGGGAACTACAGCTTGTTGTACCGAGTGGAGGGGTCGGACGCCTCGCTCCAGCCCTACATGTTAGCGTCTCACCTTGACGTGGTGCCCATCACTGAGGAAGCGAACTGGGAGGCGCCGCCATTTTCGGGACAAGTCAAAGACGGGTACATCTACGGGAGAGGGACTATAGACACCAAACACACCCTGATGGGGAGTCTAGAGGCTCTGGAGTTCCTTCTGTCGAGTGGACATCAGCCTAAACGTACTTTGTACCTCGCGTTCGGACACGACGAAGAGACACATGGCCATTTTGGTGCAAAGGTCATCAGCAAAGTTTTACAGCAACGAGGAGAGGAAATAGTGTTTATCCTTGACGAGGGCACCATGGTGGTAGACGACTTTTTTCCTG GTGTATCCAAACCAGTGGCATTGGTCAGTGTTTCCGAGAAAGGTTCGCTGGTCGTGAAACTCAAGGTACAAGCTGAAGGAGGCCATGGCTCTATGCCCACCAAGGAGTCTGCTATTG GGATCTTGGCCAGAGCCGCAAAGAAACTTGAGGACAACCCACACCCTAACATGTTCGGCACGGGTCCGGAGGCACGGATGTTGGAGTACGTTGCCACGGAGATGACCTTACCTTATCGGATGTTGTCGTCTAACCTGTGGCTCTTCTCCCCATTGGTTGGTTTGCTGTTGTCACAAACGCCGCAAGGTAACGCATACGCTCGGACAACAACCGCCCTGACCCGTTTCACAGCCGGAAACAAGGACAACGTCATCTCACCGGAAGCGGAAGTCATTGTGGACCATCGGATACACCCCATGCAGACCGCTGAGGAGGTCCTGGAATTCGATAGAATGGTTATTAATGATGCCAGGGTTGTGCTGGATGTGAAGGATAGTTCATCTGTTTTTCCACCTTCTCCGATCTCACCTCACGGAAAGGACTCCCCGACGTATGCCGTATTGCAGAAGACAATTCAGCAG ATCTTCCCGGATGCTCTGGTGACCCCCACATTTATGGTTGCCAACACGGACACACGCCACTACTGGAACCTCAGCAGCGCCATCTACCGGTTCAGCCCCTGCGCCATGTCGGTTGCGGACCTGAAAAGAATCCACGGTGTGAACGAGCGAATTTCTATCAAGGCTTACGAGAAGGTCATCAACTTTTACTATCATCTCATCAGCAACATGGATGAACCGTTAGACGTACAGCACCACGGACATACCGATGGATTATGA